The Lachnospiraceae bacterium genome includes the window AGCTGGCGGCGAGATTGCCGGGGTATGGCGCTGTGCTGCTGCCAAAGAAAGGGAGCGAGGAGACATATCAATATCTGATCGGCAGCACCAAGAAGGATGTGCGCCCTCTGGCTAAGGAGCTTGCGCAGCGCTTTGGCGCGAAAGGCGGCGGCAGTGCGCAGATGGTGCAGGGCACGGTTACGGGACGAGCGGAAGCGATTGCAGCTTTTCTGTGTGAGGCGCACGAGCAGGAGCAGGCTTAGCCTCGTAGCGGGCGATGCCGGCGGCGCCAAATTCGGTCATGTATTTCCAGTAGCGCTTCGGCATATGATTCATACGACATTTCGGGTTATACCGGGCTTTAATGGCAACCGTATCATAATAGGTCTGCCAAAGAGCCCGGTATTTTTGTTCGGCAGGTGTGGGCGCTTCGAGAAACAGCTCCTGCAGGGGCATGATCTGCGGATGACCAGGTTGGTAAAAGAGCGCCATGGCATGCGTTTCATCATAGATGAGAAAGGATTCGTGCCTAAAGCGGTCGCAGAAATGGCTCTGCAGCAGCGGCAGTACAAAATTGTTGGGGTGAATGACGGTGACCAGAAACGAATGGTAGTCAGAAAAGCGGATAAACTGCTTGAAAAAATGAGTTTCATTATGAAGCGTCTGCACAGCCTTGGAGAGAACATGCACCGTGTTATCAGTCAGCATATTCAGAACGGCCGGTCCGCGCTGAAAAGCGAGATGAAGGAAGCGGAGCATATAAAGCTCCTTGCCTGAAAGACAGGTGAGAAAGGCGAACTGGAAAAAGGCCGCCACATCCGGCCCAAGCTTTTGCGGCAGTGCGCGGGCGACCCGCGCTGC containing:
- a CDS encoding DNA metabolism protein, with product MIHYPNLIYTYDGSYEGLLSCVFESFLHKEIPVDIQIEGDAQLSLTPLHRIATNEAYAARVARALPQKLGPDVAAFFQFAFLTCLSGKELYMLRFLHLAFQRGPAVLNMLTDNTVHVLSKAVQTLHNETHFFKQFIRFSDYHSFLVTVIHPNNFVLPLLQSHFCDRFRHESFLIYDETHAMALFYQPGHPQIMPLQELFLEAPTPAEQKYRALWQTYYDTVAIKARYNPKCRMNHMPKRYWKYMTEFGAAGIARYEAKPAPARAPHTEKLQSLPLVP